Below is a window of Carassius gibelio isolate Cgi1373 ecotype wild population from Czech Republic chromosome B23, carGib1.2-hapl.c, whole genome shotgun sequence DNA.
CGGCACCGTGCTGCTCTCCACCGTCTCCGCGCAGTTTCCCGGAGCCTGCGGCCTTCGATACCGTAGCCCCGTGTCTCAGTGCATGAGAGGGGTCCGACTGGTGGAGGGGGTTCTTCATGCGCCCGAGGCAGACTGGGGCAGTCTGGTATATGTGGTCAATTATCCAAAAGGTAAGCTCAGATATGGTACtgttgtgtttgattgcagtTACATCAAATAATTTGGGACTTGATGCTCAGAAAATATGGTATTAAGTCATTCACACACTTATTCCACTACTAATGCACAATAGTGCATGTAAATCCAATGTAGTTGATTGTCTTTAATTAAATCAAAGaaccataataatataatatgatacatTTCCAGATAATAAGAGGAAGATGGATGAAATGGATGCTGCATCGGCTGTGAAGATCAAGAGAGGTGTGCAGAAGACATCAGATTTGATTGTGCTTGGGTTGCCATGGAAAACAACTGAGCAAGACCTTAAAGATTACTTCAGTACTTTTGGAGAGGTGATCATGGTGCAGGTTAGTATGAACAAacctaaagggacagttcatcccaaacataaaaataaatgacttgctctcatgtggttccaaacctgtatgtgatGGGTTTTCATGTGTGGAGAATGTTTATGTTGCTCTCTTTCATTCATTGAAAGTGGATGGTAGCTGCTAAGGGCTTTTTAAGCTTtcaatctacaaaaaaaaaaagcttggcaGTAGGCAATAATATACTTGATATGCAATATTATGTCTTCTGAAAATCTACAATGGCTTTATATGGGAAAAGAGACTGGaattttaaatctgcatttatGTAAAATCTTACCTAAccctctgatgtttttttttttttttttttttttttttttttttgctttattgcaATGGTAACAAAATAGGTGACACTTGTGGCATTTGCTAAATACACAACAATTGCGGACATTATTAGAAAAGGCTAAATTAACTTAACATACAATTAACAATTGTGATGAATTTCGACTATAGGAAAATCTTCCACAATAAAGTAGTATTTGATAATTCACTTTAGTTGTATGGAAATGAGCAGCTCAGGATTCTGCTGTAAACAACTCCTTTGGGgttaaaaagaaaggaaaaaattacAGGCTTCAAAAActatgagtaaataataatagaattttcattttggggttaactattacttaatgtcatgtcatgtcatgtttgACCTGTTCCCTCAGGTGAAAAGAGATGCAAAGACCGGAAATTCCAAAGGATTTGGTTTTGTAAGATTTACAGACTATGAAACACAAGTAAAAGCCATGTCCCAGCGGCATATGATTGATGGAAGATGGTGCGACTGCAAACTTCCCAACTCAAAGGTATTTCCATGTTTAACACAcatacaagtgcatctcaatgaattagaatgtcatggaaaagttcttttatttcagtaattcaactcaaattgtgaaactcgtatattaaattcaatgcacacacagactgaagtagtttaagtctttggttcttttaattgtgatgattttggctcacatttaacaaaaacccaccaattcataatctcaacaaattagaacaatcacaagaccaataaaaaaaaaactttgtcaccatattctaattagttgacatagtgaattggtgggtttttgttaaatgtgagccaaaatcatcacaattaaaagaaccaaagacttaaactaattcAATCCGTgcgcattgaatttatttaataaacacaagTGTATTACAATTTGAGTAttaaagtttcacaatttgagttcaattactgaaataaatgaactattccacaacattctaatttattgagatgtagTTCTCAATTTTATACTCATTTTATAAGTTATACTTGTGCTTATAGATTAGAACATATACACATttcatgtttcaaatgttttgtgatgcCCTTGTCGTTGTGAACATTGCATGAGTAGACCCTGTTTTCTATTAAATGATCTAGTATTTCCTGGAACAGGCTGGCCCGGATGAGCCTATGAGAAGCAGGAAAGTATTTGTGGGCCGCTGCACCGAGGACATGACAGCCGATGAGCTTAGACAGTTTTTTATGCAGTACGGCGAAGTCACAGACGTGTTCATTCCCAAACCTTTCCGAGCCTTTGCCTTTGTCACCTTTGCTGATGATCAGGTCGGTCTACGGTGTTTTTTGTTCTCATTATTTGGCTTGCCCTCATTCTCTTCTCAAATTAATGCATGGTGGTTTTGTTCCAGGTTGCCCAGTCTCTGTGTGGCGAGGACCTGATCATTAAAGGAACCAGTGTGCACATCTCCAGTGCTGAGCCAAAGCACAATAATAGTAGGCAAATGATGGATCGTGGGCGGTTCGGGGGGTTTGGGGGGCAGGGCTTTGGCAGTAGTCGCAGTCCCAACAGTAATGTGAATTTTGGGGCCCTTAGTTTGAATCCAGCCATGATGGCAGCTGCTCAGGCAGCCCTTCAGAATAGCTGGGGCATGATGGGAATGCTGGCCAATCAGCAGAATCAGACAGCCGCTTCCGGCACAACCCCTAGCGGACAGAACAGCGGTGGTAGAGATCAGAACCAGAGTTACAACACAAGCAGCAATAACTACAACACCGGCAGCTCAGCTAGTCTTGGGTGGGGGGCGGGAACCAATTCAGGCTCGAGCGGTGGGTTCAACTCCGGTTTTGGATCTAGCATGGAGACAAAGTCCAGCTGGGGAATGTAGAGAGATTTCAATTGGGTCTTGGAAGTATCCTTATATGTAGATTGTATGGTAAGTATTTTGAGAGAAGAAAGTTTAGTCAGATATTATGTCCCTTCAATATTTGCCTTTGATTTTGTAAAACTGAATGTTCTTCGTATACATATAA
It encodes the following:
- the tardbpa gene encoding TAR DNA binding protein, like isoform X1 yields the protein MTECYIRVAEDENEEPMEIPSEEDGTVLLSTVSAQFPGACGLRYRSPVSQCMRGVRLVEGVLHAPEADWGSLVYVVNYPKDNKRKMDEMDAASAVKIKRGVQKTSDLIVLGLPWKTTEQDLKDYFSTFGEVIMVQVKRDAKTGNSKGFGFVRFTDYETQVKAMSQRHMIDGRWCDCKLPNSKYFLEQAGPDEPMRSRKVFVGRCTEDMTADELRQFFMQYGEVTDVFIPKPFRAFAFVTFADDQVAQSLCGEDLIIKGTSVHISSAEPKHNNSRQMMDRGRFGGFGGQGFGSSRSPNSNVNFGALSLNPAMMAAAQAALQNSWGMMGMLANQQNQTAASGTTPSGQNSGGRDQNQSYNTSSNNYNTGSSASLGWGAGTNSGSSGGFNSGFGSSMETKSSWGM
- the tardbpa gene encoding TAR DNA binding protein, like isoform X2, with translation MTECYIRVAEDENEEPMEIPSEEDGTVLLSTVSAQFPGACGLRYRSPVSQCMRGVRLVEGVLHAPEADWGSLVYVVNYPKDNKRKMDEMDAASAVKIKRGVQKTSDLIVLGLPWKTTEQDLKDYFSTFGEVIMVQVKRDAKTGNSKGFGFVRFTDYETQVKAMSQRHMIDGRWCDCKLPNSKAGPDEPMRSRKVFVGRCTEDMTADELRQFFMQYGEVTDVFIPKPFRAFAFVTFADDQVAQSLCGEDLIIKGTSVHISSAEPKHNNSRQMMDRGRFGGFGGQGFGSSRSPNSNVNFGALSLNPAMMAAAQAALQNSWGMMGMLANQQNQTAASGTTPSGQNSGGRDQNQSYNTSSNNYNTGSSASLGWGAGTNSGSSGGFNSGFGSSMETKSSWGM
- the tardbpa gene encoding TAR DNA binding protein, like isoform X3, which translates into the protein MTECYIRVAEDENEEPMEIPSEEDGTVLLSTVSAQFPGACGLRYRSPVSQCMRGVRLVEGVLHAPEADWGSLVYVVNYPKDNKRKMDEMDAASAVKIKRGVQKTSDLIVLGLPWKTTEQDLKDYFSTFGEVIMVQVKRDAKTGNSKGFGFVRFTDYETQVKAMSQRHMIDGRWCDCKLPNSKYFLEQAGPDEPMRSRKVFVGRCTEDMTADELRQFFMQYGEVTDVFIPKPFRAFAFVTFADDQVAQSLCGEDLIIKGTSVHISSAEPKHNNIHHLFSNFPGRSPPLAAMFERSQYPFPSSHV